The following proteins are co-located in the Geovibrio ferrireducens genome:
- a CDS encoding sodium:solute symporter family transporter gives MNEVIAQRLANFQAGKADPISLLFFAIIVAGTLMITYWAAKKTKTTSEFYAAGRSVTGFQNGLALAGDYMSAASFLGISGMVALQGYDGAIYAVGWLVGWPALMFLIAEPLRNLGKFTFADVVSSRLKNRPIRIASAVGGILVVLCYTIAQMVGAGKLIQLMFGMPYELAEILVGTVMLLYVLFGGMLATTWVQIIKAVLLLFGVTVLAGLVLVKFGFNPGTLFAAVGDTYGFESMFKPGGFVTSPLEALSLGLALMFGLLGLPHILMRFFTVPDAKEARKSVAYATTFIGYFYLVIPIVGFGAAAIVGKDFILGIDKGGNMAAPILAAALGGKPFLGFIAAVAFATILAVVAGLTLAASSAMSHDIYVSVFKKGQATEAEQVKVARIATVIFGITAVALGILFKNQNVAFLVGLAFAIAASANFPALLLSITWKKFTTRGAVWSIIAGAVSATVCILFSPVIWVNIFGFEKAIFPLKNPAIVSMTIAFLAAYIGSVSAPEPESQEKFEQEKIRTYLGIGAE, from the coding sequence ATGAATGAAGTTATTGCTCAAAGACTTGCAAATTTCCAGGCGGGCAAGGCAGACCCTATTTCCCTTCTCTTCTTCGCCATAATCGTTGCCGGTACGCTGATGATCACATACTGGGCAGCAAAAAAAACCAAAACCACAAGTGAGTTTTACGCAGCAGGACGCAGCGTTACAGGTTTTCAGAACGGCCTCGCCCTCGCCGGCGATTATATGTCCGCCGCTTCTTTCCTCGGTATTTCAGGCATGGTTGCCCTTCAGGGTTATGACGGCGCAATATACGCAGTCGGCTGGCTCGTGGGATGGCCTGCTCTTATGTTCCTTATAGCAGAGCCCTTAAGAAACCTCGGTAAATTCACCTTCGCCGATGTTGTTTCATCCAGACTTAAAAACCGTCCGATACGTATCGCCTCCGCAGTGGGCGGAATCCTCGTGGTTCTCTGCTACACAATCGCGCAGATGGTGGGTGCGGGCAAACTTATCCAGCTTATGTTCGGCATGCCCTATGAACTGGCGGAGATCCTCGTCGGTACTGTTATGCTCCTGTATGTTCTCTTCGGCGGCATGCTTGCAACCACATGGGTACAGATAATCAAAGCTGTTCTTCTTCTTTTCGGCGTAACCGTTCTTGCGGGACTTGTCCTTGTTAAATTCGGCTTTAATCCCGGAACACTTTTTGCAGCAGTAGGCGACACATACGGATTTGAAAGCATGTTCAAACCCGGCGGGTTTGTAACCAGCCCCTTAGAGGCTCTTTCACTCGGTCTGGCGCTTATGTTCGGTCTTCTCGGTCTGCCGCACATTCTTATGAGATTTTTCACAGTGCCGGATGCTAAGGAAGCCAGAAAGTCAGTTGCATACGCAACAACCTTCATCGGCTATTTCTACCTTGTTATCCCCATAGTGGGCTTCGGTGCTGCTGCAATAGTCGGCAAAGACTTCATACTCGGCATTGACAAGGGCGGAAACATGGCTGCCCCCATCCTTGCTGCCGCTCTCGGCGGTAAACCTTTCCTCGGCTTCATAGCCGCTGTTGCGTTTGCCACAATCCTTGCGGTTGTTGCGGGGCTTACCCTTGCGGCTTCCTCCGCAATGAGCCACGACATATACGTGAGCGTTTTCAAGAAAGGTCAGGCAACAGAAGCTGAGCAGGTTAAAGTTGCAAGAATAGCTACGGTTATCTTCGGCATTACTGCTGTTGCTCTCGGCATCCTTTTCAAAAACCAGAACGTTGCGTTCCTAGTCGGTCTAGCATTTGCCATTGCCGCAAGCGCCAACTTCCCGGCTCTGCTTCTTTCCATCACATGGAAAAAGTTCACCACAAGGGGCGCTGTATGGTCAATCATAGCCGGAGCAGTTTCCGCCACTGTCTGCATACTGTTCAGCCCTGTTATATGGGTTAACATATTCGGCTTTGAAAAGGCTATCTTCCCGCTGAAAAACCCTGCTATCGTTTCAATGACAATAGCCTTCCTTGCTGCTTACATAGGCTCTGTCAGTGCACCTGAGCCTGAGTCGCAGGAAAAATTCGAGCAGGAAAAAATAAGAACATACCTTGGAATCGGCGCAGAATAG
- a CDS encoding glycerophosphodiester phosphodiesterase codes for MTKSPVEKLLSHRFRGYAPVEHTFSGFLEAAKSSVRYFEIDTRASKDGVLYVFHDPYIQGHSFPQTESSVLDGLKIYADEPVPRLDDALGVFSKKFPTDRVFCLDVKDIGFEKEHIRLIEKHGMEKQTAIVSWCALSLMNFSREGFSAPLFLSHQSLFSYGLRGRFTEFFAQNRIKVKKYNVFTGRNVFESVPRELYQGYFHSLRCRTLPDNLLRVIQKSGGGVCVAKNLVCPELVSYCADNGLKLWIYSVNEINSYRRFAAMDGIDMIFSDRAESILKELIK; via the coding sequence ATGACCAAATCACCTGTGGAAAAGCTTCTGAGTCACCGTTTCAGGGGTTATGCTCCGGTTGAGCACACCTTTTCCGGCTTTCTTGAGGCGGCAAAAAGCTCCGTTAGGTATTTTGAGATAGACACCAGAGCCTCAAAGGACGGCGTTCTCTACGTTTTTCATGATCCGTACATTCAGGGGCATTCATTTCCACAGACGGAGAGCAGCGTTCTTGACGGCTTGAAGATATATGCGGATGAGCCTGTACCGCGCCTTGATGATGCACTTGGGGTATTCAGTAAAAAATTCCCGACTGATAGGGTTTTCTGTCTTGATGTGAAGGACATAGGCTTTGAAAAGGAGCATATACGACTGATAGAAAAGCATGGAATGGAAAAGCAGACTGCCATAGTTTCATGGTGTGCTCTTTCGCTGATGAATTTCAGCAGGGAAGGTTTTTCCGCCCCGTTGTTTCTTTCCCACCAGAGCCTTTTTTCCTACGGGCTGCGGGGAAGGTTCACGGAGTTTTTTGCTCAGAACCGTATAAAAGTAAAAAAATACAATGTGTTTACCGGCAGAAATGTTTTTGAGTCCGTCCCGCGTGAGCTTTATCAGGGGTATTTTCATTCCCTGCGCTGCCGTACTCTGCCGGATAATCTGCTCAGGGTCATACAGAAATCAGGCGGCGGCGTATGCGTGGCAAAAAACCTTGTCTGCCCGGAGCTTGTTTCTTACTGTGCTGATAACGGGCTTAAACTGTGGATTTATTCTGTAAACGAAATCAACTCGTACAGACGTTTTGCTGCCATGGACGGAATTGACATGATCTTCTCCGACCGCGCGGAGAGTATTCTCAAAGAACTTATAAAATAA
- the bioD gene encoding dethiobiotin synthase — MRLFISGSGTGVGKTFFSALLAKHFHGQGRDVSYIKPVQTGYPADDDAAFVKSFSGISKAKTLFTAEPPVAPCLCFDKFPFEEAVSAINDDSSEVLIVEGAGGIAVPLDYTRMTWEIPKQCGLEVIIVVPDRLGCVNEAVLNYSFLTEKAISFKGFAMNRHFSETESDTKNAGIIEKLIPASVIYYFSESLYSKSDETSAL, encoded by the coding sequence TTGAGGCTTTTCATATCAGGTTCCGGGACAGGGGTTGGCAAAACGTTTTTTTCCGCCCTTCTGGCGAAGCATTTTCATGGGCAGGGCAGGGATGTTTCGTACATAAAACCCGTCCAGACAGGCTATCCTGCGGATGATGATGCCGCATTTGTAAAAAGTTTTTCCGGCATATCAAAGGCGAAGACGCTTTTTACCGCAGAGCCGCCCGTTGCCCCCTGTCTGTGTTTTGATAAATTTCCGTTTGAGGAGGCTGTCTCAGCTATAAATGATGATTCATCCGAAGTACTTATTGTTGAAGGCGCCGGCGGAATAGCCGTTCCTCTGGATTACACCCGGATGACATGGGAGATCCCCAAACAATGCGGACTTGAGGTGATCATAGTTGTTCCCGATAGGCTCGGCTGCGTTAATGAAGCTGTGCTTAATTATTCTTTCCTTACGGAGAAAGCTATCTCCTTCAAAGGGTTTGCCATGAACAGACATTTTTCGGAAACAGAGAGCGACACAAAAAATGCGGGAATAATAGAAAAACTTATCCCCGCTTCTGTGATATATTATTTCTCTGAATCCCTTTATTCAAAGAGTGATGAAACATCCGCACTGTAG
- the bioA gene encoding adenosylmethionine--8-amino-7-oxononanoate transaminase, which produces MKTMKTDSKCPTNIWHPCTQMKDLETHPLLEIERGEGVYLIDRNGKRYIDAVSSWWVNLFGHCNPRLTNALKKQADRLEHVIFAGATHKPAEEVAEGLLALTPPELNKIFFADNGSSAVESAMKMSYGYRRNTGSHRKNRYAFLTDGYHGETLGCLSVCGETLYTDLYGDIMIDNIKVLGPDCFRCPCGKKRGGCSAECFSFMEKALRENAGILTAVLIEPLIQCAGGFRMYPPEYLVKLRRLTTELDIHLIFDEIAVGFGRTGTMFALEQAGVCPDMLCLSKGITSGYLPLSAVLTTDEIFYGFYDDYSAGKAFLHSHSYTGNPLACSVAAETLKIFRDENVIENNKPKFAHMRKCIEEAFGGHPNVGEIRHTGFVSAVELVKNKEGNLPFESGLRTGFQIYRKAVEKGALLRNLGDIIYFMPPYIISRDETETLVDIARESVKEVLG; this is translated from the coding sequence ATGAAAACCATGAAAACAGATTCAAAATGTCCCACAAATATCTGGCATCCATGCACACAGATGAAAGACCTTGAAACCCATCCTCTCCTTGAAATAGAGCGGGGTGAGGGGGTCTATCTCATAGACAGGAACGGCAAAAGGTATATAGACGCTGTTTCGTCATGGTGGGTGAACCTTTTCGGTCACTGTAACCCCAGACTCACGAACGCACTGAAAAAACAGGCCGACAGGCTTGAGCATGTTATATTCGCCGGAGCAACCCACAAACCTGCGGAGGAGGTTGCGGAAGGGCTCCTTGCACTTACCCCTCCGGAACTGAATAAGATCTTCTTTGCCGATAACGGTTCATCCGCTGTGGAATCCGCGATGAAAATGAGCTACGGCTACCGCAGAAACACAGGCAGCCACAGAAAAAACCGCTATGCCTTCCTCACTGACGGCTACCACGGCGAAACGCTGGGCTGTCTTTCCGTCTGCGGGGAGACTCTCTACACTGATCTGTACGGCGATATAATGATAGATAATATAAAGGTTCTTGGGCCTGACTGTTTCAGGTGTCCCTGCGGCAAAAAACGCGGCGGATGCTCTGCGGAGTGTTTCAGCTTTATGGAGAAGGCTCTGCGGGAGAACGCCGGAATACTCACCGCTGTTCTTATTGAGCCTTTGATCCAGTGCGCGGGCGGATTCAGGATGTATCCGCCGGAATACCTCGTAAAACTTCGCAGGCTCACGACAGAGCTTGATATACATCTCATTTTTGATGAAATAGCGGTCGGCTTCGGCAGAACAGGCACAATGTTTGCCCTTGAACAGGCAGGTGTCTGCCCTGATATGCTCTGCCTTTCAAAAGGGATAACCTCCGGCTATCTGCCGCTGAGCGCTGTTCTCACCACGGACGAAATATTCTACGGGTTTTATGATGACTACTCTGCGGGAAAGGCTTTTCTGCACAGCCACAGCTATACCGGTAATCCCCTTGCCTGTTCCGTTGCAGCGGAAACATTGAAAATCTTCCGTGATGAGAATGTTATAGAAAACAACAAGCCTAAGTTTGCCCATATGCGCAAATGCATTGAGGAGGCCTTCGGCGGGCATCCGAATGTGGGGGAAATACGGCACACGGGCTTTGTCTCCGCTGTTGAGCTTGTAAAAAACAAAGAAGGGAACCTGCCCTTTGAATCCGGGCTGCGAACAGGTTTTCAGATATACAGAAAAGCGGTGGAAAAGGGTGCTCTCCTGCGTAATCTTGGGGATATAATCTACTTCATGCCGCCCTATATCATCAGCAGGGATGAGACGGAAACGCTTGTGGACATAGCGCGGGAATCTGTGAAAGAGGTGCTCGGTTGA
- a CDS encoding aminotransferase class I/II-fold pyridoxal phosphate-dependent enzyme has translation MGYILKNMREKLKHELEKIKSEGLYRSLPDIDEGAGKYIISGGKRLLNLASNNYLGISEKKELTDEAQTALVALGCSSGASRVVTGNFSLYGTLEKEMAEFKGTEGCLVLNTGYMANLAVIASLAGRHTAVFSDKLNHASIIDGIKLSGAKHIRYRHNDTAHLAELLEQYKSTEEKIIVTDSVFSMDGDRADLKEITRLAEKYGALTIVDEAHATGVLGCGRGLAHELGLEKRIDVHMGTFSKALGSFGAYIAGDAYITDFIRNKGRAFIFTTSLPPAVIGANLGALRWLKSNPSCGEELLKKAAEVRNALNLAGFDTAGSSTQIIPVIIGDNFKVQQAGRLLEDAGIRTGVIRPPTVPDGTARLRLSIRLDLNHDELEHVVHSVRRLKNA, from the coding sequence ATGGGTTATATCCTTAAAAATATGAGAGAAAAGCTGAAACATGAACTGGAAAAAATAAAATCCGAGGGGCTTTACCGCAGTCTGCCCGATATAGACGAAGGAGCGGGGAAATACATTATTTCCGGCGGAAAGCGTCTTTTAAACCTTGCCTCTAACAATTATCTGGGTATTTCCGAAAAAAAGGAACTGACTGATGAAGCCCAAACGGCGCTCGTTGCCCTTGGCTGTTCCAGCGGCGCCTCCAGAGTTGTCACGGGGAATTTCTCCCTGTACGGCACTCTGGAAAAAGAGATGGCGGAGTTTAAGGGAACGGAAGGCTGTCTTGTTTTGAACACGGGCTATATGGCTAATCTGGCAGTAATAGCCTCTCTTGCGGGGAGACATACTGCGGTTTTTTCGGATAAGCTCAACCACGCAAGCATAATAGACGGAATAAAGCTCAGCGGGGCAAAACATATACGCTACCGCCACAATGATACCGCCCATCTTGCTGAGCTTCTGGAGCAATATAAAAGCACGGAAGAGAAGATAATTGTCACCGACAGCGTTTTCAGCATGGACGGCGACCGGGCTGATCTGAAAGAAATAACCCGCCTTGCGGAAAAATACGGCGCACTTACCATAGTAGACGAGGCTCACGCTACAGGCGTACTCGGCTGCGGCAGAGGGCTTGCCCATGAACTTGGGCTTGAAAAGCGCATAGATGTTCACATGGGAACATTCAGCAAGGCTCTGGGCTCGTTCGGCGCATATATAGCAGGAGATGCCTATATTACAGACTTCATCCGCAATAAGGGGCGCGCGTTCATATTCACCACATCCCTGCCCCCGGCGGTAATCGGGGCAAATCTCGGCGCTCTCAGATGGCTTAAAAGCAATCCGTCCTGCGGTGAGGAACTTCTCAAAAAAGCGGCAGAAGTGAGGAATGCCCTGAATCTGGCAGGATTTGATACTGCCGGTTCCTCCACGCAGATAATTCCTGTTATAATAGGAGATAACTTCAAGGTTCAGCAGGCGGGCAGGCTTCTGGAAGATGCCGGAATCAGGACAGGGGTGATACGCCCCCCCACGGTTCCTGACGGCACGGCGAGACTGCGCCTCTCAATCCGCCTTGATCTGAACCATGATGAGCTTGAGCACGTTGTTCATTCCGTCAGGAGGCTGAAAAATGCTTAA
- a CDS encoding methyltransferase domain-containing protein translates to MKIHIKRFFDKAADCYDSSADIQKIAAARLCSLIEADAPHTAVEIGTGSGIFTGMFISRCRPQRFIGLDIAYSMAKASSSFPGLFIQADGERLPLKNGCADILVSSSVLQWFQRPEISIPAALDTLRTGGRFCFSVFCDGTFAEMAVLNRITGFGSVYPLKTAAFYDSLLSEIPGISHQLEIHDYVLKFPDVKEFLKKQKATGARFTGRTTAAGKDSYRRFCELYQSFFGDGETIPVTYRIAYITGKRAHA, encoded by the coding sequence ATGAAAATACACATAAAAAGATTCTTTGACAAAGCGGCGGACTGCTATGATTCCTCTGCGGATATACAGAAAATCGCAGCAGCGAGGCTCTGCTCGCTCATTGAGGCTGACGCACCGCATACTGCGGTGGAGATAGGCACAGGCAGCGGCATTTTCACCGGAATGTTCATAAGCAGATGCAGACCTCAGCGCTTCATCGGCCTTGACATAGCCTACTCCATGGCAAAAGCCTCGTCGTCATTTCCCGGCCTGTTCATTCAGGCGGACGGAGAGAGGCTCCCGCTGAAAAACGGATGCGCGGATATTCTCGTAAGTTCATCCGTTCTGCAATGGTTTCAGCGGCCTGAAATCTCCATTCCTGCGGCGCTTGACACACTCAGAACAGGGGGAAGGTTCTGCTTTTCCGTTTTCTGTGACGGAACCTTTGCGGAAATGGCGGTGCTGAACAGAATAACAGGTTTCGGCAGTGTTTATCCCCTGAAAACTGCCGCATTTTATGACAGTCTCCTGTCAGAAATTCCCGGAATAAGCCATCAGCTTGAAATACACGACTATGTGCTGAAATTTCCCGATGTAAAAGAATTTCTGAAAAAACAGAAAGCCACCGGAGCAAGGTTCACAGGCAGAACAACAGCCGCAGGAAAAGATTCATACCGCAGATTCTGCGAGCTTTACCAGTCATTCTTCGGTGACGGTGAAACCATTCCCGTAACCTACCGCATAGCCTACATCACAGGCAAAAGAGCGCATGCTTAA
- a CDS encoding lipopolysaccharide kinase InaA family protein, whose protein sequence is MTYFRYETADSAHDCEDLLVNIKHLFDQNFRVLQKARNEIRIVRYKGMDLVLKSFKVPASFNRVAYSFLRDSKAKRSFMNAVALKSLGIGTPDPLGYIEFFSGGLIKESFYVSSYSENDFTIRKAILDKEIKDRNRLLKSFAAFTFRLHKKNIHHLDYSPGNILVSKNGSDWKFELVDINRMHFRKLTYEQRLKNFIKLWPDDDTMTIMMREYAAFSGDNPGNAVRDALKWLHCYKRVINLKKKLKKALR, encoded by the coding sequence TTGACTTATTTCAGATACGAAACCGCAGACAGCGCACATGATTGCGAAGATCTGCTGGTGAACATCAAACATCTATTTGATCAAAATTTCAGAGTGTTGCAGAAAGCCAGGAATGAAATCAGGATCGTCCGCTATAAAGGCATGGATCTGGTTCTGAAATCATTTAAAGTTCCGGCATCCTTTAACAGGGTCGCATACTCCTTTTTAAGGGACAGCAAAGCGAAAAGGTCTTTCATGAATGCAGTCGCTCTGAAATCTCTGGGTATCGGCACTCCGGATCCGCTCGGATATATCGAGTTCTTCTCCGGCGGCCTGATAAAGGAGAGCTTCTATGTTTCGTCCTATTCCGAAAATGACTTTACAATAAGAAAAGCCATTCTTGATAAAGAAATCAAAGACAGGAACAGACTGCTGAAATCCTTTGCCGCCTTCACTTTCAGACTGCATAAAAAGAATATCCATCATCTGGACTATTCACCCGGAAACATACTTGTCAGTAAAAACGGCTCTGACTGGAAGTTCGAGCTTGTGGACATCAACCGCATGCATTTCAGAAAGCTGACCTATGAGCAAAGGCTCAAAAACTTCATAAAACTCTGGCCGGATGACGACACTATGACGATAATGATGAGAGAATATGCTGCCTTTTCGGGTGATAATCCGGGAAATGCCGTCAGGGATGCGCTTAAGTGGCTGCACTGCTACAAGAGAGTTATAAACCTCAAGAAAAAGCTGAAAAAGGCTCTCAGATAA
- the def gene encoding peptide deformylase — protein sequence MPEHISIALRGEKVLGLRAEEVEDPADPLIKQLAKDMLIAMKTHGGVGIAAPQIRVSKRVLIIHSKPNERYPDAPDMEPLIMVNPEIISFSECFDTMWEGCLSVPGLRGLVPRQTGISVRFSDLSGREQETCLQGFPARIFQHEFDHLEGILFPLRVADCSDIYSESEYRRRVLGLS from the coding sequence ATGCCCGAACATATAAGCATAGCTCTCAGAGGCGAGAAGGTTCTGGGTCTCAGAGCCGAAGAGGTTGAAGACCCTGCCGACCCTCTGATAAAGCAGCTTGCAAAAGATATGCTGATAGCAATGAAAACCCACGGCGGCGTGGGTATAGCTGCGCCGCAGATAAGGGTCTCAAAGCGTGTTCTTATTATCCACTCCAAACCTAATGAGCGTTACCCCGATGCTCCAGATATGGAGCCGCTGATCATGGTAAATCCTGAAATAATCTCATTCTCAGAGTGCTTTGACACTATGTGGGAGGGCTGTCTGAGTGTTCCCGGTCTGAGAGGGCTTGTCCCCAGACAAACGGGGATCAGCGTGCGCTTCTCTGATCTGAGCGGAAGAGAGCAGGAAACCTGTCTTCAGGGTTTTCCCGCACGGATTTTTCAGCATGAGTTTGACCATCTGGAAGGTATACTTTTCCCTTTGCGCGTTGCGGACTGTTCTGATATTTATTCCGAAAGTGAGTACAGAAGAAGGGTGCTCGGACTTTCATGA
- a CDS encoding Na+/H+ antiporter subunit E, which produces MTFIFTFLVLFIFWFMLSGEFSGLLVAFAVIFSLTAAYLSHDFFLRRLRKDHIRIVKDIILYLPWLMKETIVANLQVVKIILSPSMPIDPQIVEFKSDLKTDLGLTILANSITITPGTVTLDIKEDNIFVVHALTPEHADGLLSREMERRVLKIEGSGNV; this is translated from the coding sequence ATGACATTCATATTCACATTTCTGGTGCTTTTCATCTTCTGGTTCATGTTATCAGGAGAGTTCAGCGGACTTTTGGTGGCTTTTGCGGTGATTTTCAGTCTGACAGCCGCATATCTCAGCCATGACTTCTTTCTGCGCAGGCTCAGGAAGGATCACATCCGGATAGTTAAGGATATTATCCTTTATCTTCCGTGGCTTATGAAGGAGACAATTGTTGCCAACCTTCAGGTGGTCAAAATAATACTGAGCCCTTCGATGCCCATCGATCCGCAGATTGTGGAATTCAAGTCCGACTTGAAGACCGATCTGGGACTGACAATTCTGGCAAACTCAATCACAATAACGCCGGGAACTGTCACGCTGGACATTAAGGAAGATAACATTTTTGTTGTTCATGCACTCACGCCGGAGCATGCGGACGGTCTCTTAAGCAGAGAGATGGAACGCAGGGTGCTCAAAATTGAGGGGAGCGGAAATGTTTGA
- a CDS encoding monovalent cation/H+ antiporter complex subunit F produces MFETAAVLILLSVFISGARMLKGPTVFDRILAANLIGTKAIIIILLLGYIYGRPHFSDLALVYALINFIVTIALLRFMERGRLD; encoded by the coding sequence ATGTTTGAAACAGCAGCGGTACTCATCCTTCTTTCGGTATTTATTTCCGGAGCCAGAATGCTTAAGGGTCCTACGGTCTTTGACAGAATTCTGGCGGCGAATCTGATCGGCACGAAAGCCATCATCATTATCCTGCTTCTGGGATATATCTACGGCAGACCTCATTTCTCCGATCTCGCCCTTGTCTACGCACTGATCAACTTCATTGTCACCATAGCTCTCCTCCGCTTCATGGAGAGAGGCCGGCTGGACTAG
- the mnhG gene encoding monovalent cation/H(+) antiporter subunit G, whose protein sequence is MEIKLILSGIFIFVGCFFVITASIGILRLPGFYLRLHAGSKADSLGQTLIIIGLIIYEGFNILSLKMLFVIIFIYIANPTAAHAIAKAAWVEGLKPWRKRND, encoded by the coding sequence ATGGAAATTAAACTCATATTAAGCGGTATTTTTATTTTTGTCGGATGCTTTTTCGTCATCACGGCATCAATAGGGATACTGAGGCTCCCCGGCTTTTACCTCCGGCTGCACGCTGGCAGCAAGGCGGATTCTCTCGGACAGACTCTGATTATCATCGGACTGATCATTTATGAAGGCTTCAATATACTGAGCCTCAAAATGCTGTTCGTAATAATTTTTATCTACATCGCAAACCCCACAGCAGCGCATGCAATAGCAAAAGCCGCATGGGTTGAAGGGCTTAAGCCATGGAGGAAGAGAAATGATTAA
- a CDS encoding DUF4040 domain-containing protein, translated as MINLMLLLFLVIIAIAAIQAKDILNSIMYLGAYSLFIALVWTELNAVDVAFTEAAVGAGVSGVFMIGALTRMNRFESSRERTGLAKYGPLFIVMVTAAMLFYATVDMPDYNNPEAPIHNHVAPYYIQNSESDTGSVNIVTSILASYRGFDTLGETSVVFTAAISVILLLRRRDKNER; from the coding sequence ATGATTAACCTTATGCTGCTTCTCTTTCTGGTAATAATAGCCATAGCCGCAATTCAGGCTAAGGACATACTCAACTCCATAATGTATCTGGGCGCATACAGCCTTTTCATAGCGCTTGTGTGGACGGAGCTTAACGCGGTTGACGTCGCCTTCACAGAGGCCGCTGTCGGCGCGGGGGTGTCCGGTGTTTTCATGATAGGGGCGCTAACACGGATGAACCGCTTTGAATCATCCAGAGAAAGAACAGGCCTTGCCAAGTACGGGCCGCTGTTCATTGTTATGGTCACGGCAGCCATGCTCTTCTACGCAACGGTGGACATGCCCGACTACAACAACCCCGAAGCGCCGATTCATAATCATGTGGCGCCGTACTATATACAGAATTCAGAGAGTGACACAGGCTCCGTCAACATCGTAACATCAATTCTCGCCAGCTACAGGGGGTTTGATACCCTCGGAGAAACATCAGTGGTTTTCACTGCTGCCATCTCCGTGATTCTGCTTTTGAGAAGGAGGGATAAAAATGAAAGATGA
- a CDS encoding Na(+)/H(+) antiporter subunit B — protein MKDDVILRTVARCMVPFILLFAFYVQAHGEISPGGGFQAGVIFASAFILIALAVGKEKAREKFKKKISDITCSLGLMIYAGIGFITVLCGGLFLEYGKLPFGSAQAGNHLGMIGIELGVGLAVASVMVTIFFEIARKDDD, from the coding sequence ATGAAAGATGATGTAATTCTGCGCACAGTCGCCAGATGTATGGTTCCTTTTATCCTCCTGTTCGCTTTTTATGTTCAGGCGCACGGCGAAATCAGCCCCGGCGGCGGCTTTCAGGCCGGCGTTATCTTTGCTTCCGCCTTCATCCTCATAGCCCTTGCAGTGGGCAAGGAAAAGGCCAGAGAAAAATTCAAAAAGAAAATAAGTGACATCACATGCTCTCTGGGGCTGATGATATACGCAGGAATAGGTTTCATCACCGTACTTTGCGGCGGTCTGTTTCTGGAATACGGCAAACTCCCCTTCGGCTCAGCCCAGGCGGGCAACCACCTCGGCATGATAGGGATTGAACTGGGTGTCGGTCTTGCGGTTGCCTCGGTAATGGTTACGATATTCTTTGAGATTGCGAGGAAGGACGATGATTGA
- a CDS encoding cation:proton antiporter subunit C, whose protein sequence is MIDFIAAKYNYLICVCLMMIGFYAVIAKQNLMKKIIGLSIFQTSVFLFYISMAKVKDGTAPIIWEGAIRYDNPLPHVLILTAIVVSVSTTAVAIALIIKIYQAYGTIEDDKIREIEAGSSGGSAGR, encoded by the coding sequence ATGATTGATTTTATTGCCGCAAAATACAATTACCTTATATGCGTCTGCCTGATGATGATAGGCTTTTACGCCGTTATCGCCAAGCAGAACCTTATGAAGAAAATCATAGGTTTAAGCATATTCCAGACATCCGTTTTCCTTTTCTACATCTCAATGGCTAAGGTTAAAGACGGCACAGCGCCCATTATATGGGAGGGGGCAATCAGGTATGACAACCCGCTTCCCCATGTTCTGATACTCACGGCGATAGTGGTTTCAGTGAGCACAACTGCGGTGGCGATAGCTCTTATAATCAAGATCTATCAGGCCTACGGAACGATAGAAGACGATAAAATAAGAGAGATAGAAGCCGGAAGCTCCGGCGGGAGTGCAGGCCGATGA